From Cohaesibacter gelatinilyticus, the proteins below share one genomic window:
- a CDS encoding terminase small subunit, which produces MTKSERKKADKQTSLTDKQKRFCEEYAKDLNATQAAIRAGYAEKTAYSSGPRLLNHPAIKQELAERTKQTMQELSTKGLDISVEKTLQAIAQVAFSDIRTMFDENGDLIPPKDWDDDTAASVAALDITTTERARGEVKHVAKIKSADRLRALDMLARYHSLYSDSIHVTLTDDLAARLRRAKERMK; this is translated from the coding sequence TTGACAAAGTCAGAGCGCAAAAAGGCCGATAAGCAGACGTCTTTGACCGACAAGCAAAAGCGCTTCTGCGAAGAATATGCCAAAGACCTGAACGCCACCCAGGCGGCCATTCGGGCGGGCTATGCCGAAAAGACCGCCTATTCCAGCGGCCCGCGCCTGCTCAACCACCCTGCCATCAAGCAGGAGCTGGCCGAGCGCACCAAACAAACCATGCAGGAATTGTCCACGAAGGGGCTGGACATCTCGGTCGAGAAAACCTTGCAAGCCATCGCGCAAGTAGCCTTTTCCGACATCCGCACCATGTTTGATGAAAATGGCGATCTGATCCCGCCAAAGGATTGGGACGATGACACCGCCGCCAGCGTGGCAGCCCTCGACATCACCACCACCGAGCGCGCCCGGGGCGAGGTCAAACATGTCGCCAAAATCAAAAGCGCCGACCGCCTCCGCGCCCTCGACATGCTCGCCCGCTACCACTCCCTCTATAGCGACAGCATCCACGTCACCCTGACCGACGACCTCGCCGCACGCCTGCGCCGGGCAAAGGAACGGATGAAGTGA
- a CDS encoding dATP/dGTP pyrophosphohydrolase domain-containing protein, with amino-acid sequence MSELNNRLEALRILMDEEDEMGPSGRWAEAEAMALLLAAWRAGRVSFKDEGGSSDLSFAKIWQEHEDWSYDVFGGPDVKGPIGPIKHLGKEQKELLENPDDPSEYADCMFLIMDAARRQGLGLQGLLKAMADKQRILWARDYRADPNNPDEPVEHRRS; translated from the coding sequence ATGAGCGAGCTGAACAACAGGCTGGAAGCCTTGCGGATCCTGATGGATGAAGAAGACGAGATGGGCCCTTCCGGCCGCTGGGCCGAGGCGGAGGCCATGGCGCTGTTGCTGGCTGCCTGGCGAGCGGGCAGGGTGTCATTCAAGGATGAGGGCGGGAGTTCTGATCTTAGCTTTGCCAAGATTTGGCAGGAGCATGAAGACTGGTCTTATGATGTCTTTGGCGGGCCAGATGTGAAAGGCCCCATCGGCCCCATCAAGCATCTGGGCAAGGAGCAAAAGGAGCTTCTGGAAAATCCTGATGACCCTTCCGAATATGCCGATTGCATGTTCCTGATCATGGATGCTGCCCGCCGGCAGGGGCTGGGCTTGCAAGGCCTTTTGAAAGCCATGGCAGACAAGCAACGGATTCTCTGGGCGCGAGATTATCGGGCCGATCCGAACAATCCGGACGAACCGGTGGAGCATAGGCGAAGCTAG
- a CDS encoding AAA family ATPase, with the protein MSPTSPTLHLLCGKIASGKSTLAALLGSQPGTITIAEDEWLAILYADEMTSISDYVRNASRLQSIIGPHVASLLNAGLSVVLDFHANTTERRSWMRDLIQTTGAAHQLHYLDVPDEVCKTRLRSRNADGAHPFAPTEEQFDQLSRHFVPPHPGEGFTIIRHGH; encoded by the coding sequence ATGTCTCCCACATCCCCGACTTTGCATCTGCTGTGCGGCAAGATCGCCTCTGGAAAATCCACACTGGCTGCGCTCCTTGGCTCCCAACCCGGAACAATCACCATAGCCGAAGACGAATGGTTGGCCATTCTCTATGCCGATGAGATGACATCGATATCAGACTATGTGCGCAATGCATCCAGACTGCAATCCATCATCGGACCCCATGTTGCATCTCTGCTCAATGCCGGACTGTCGGTGGTGCTGGATTTCCACGCCAATACCACCGAACGGCGCAGCTGGATGCGCGATCTGATCCAGACCACAGGAGCTGCACACCAGCTGCATTATCTTGATGTTCCGGACGAGGTTTGCAAAACCAGATTACGATCACGCAATGCCGATGGTGCCCACCCCTTCGCCCCGACCGAAGAGCAATTCGATCAGCTATCCAGACATTTTGTTCCCCCACATCCGGGTGAAGGCTTCACCATCATCCGGCACGGCCACTGA
- a CDS encoding C1 family peptidase encodes MNKKNGTGKETTTNQLKNAPRLGDRVLNVWNDATDLRDRMYEPALMELALIMDPPDQSISPILDQGNEGSCTGFSLASAITLMNRKRYDRLSPPVKAPQASPRMLYEMAKINDEWPGEDYEGSSIRAALKGFYQNGVCTEGLAPYIAGEQNWYLNKDQAQNARNVGLGAYYRLNPEIRDYHAALNETGVIYVSANVHRGWNKPIKGEIKPSHLSEGGHAFIIVGYDEEGFLIQNSWGENWGKFRGMPGIARWRYDDWVTNVMDAWVLRLAVPTPEAFDLTTAQTETTGTGFLDTKTIRAPRREEIIGHIIHLDNGQLVTTGKYPTPMTTIQETADFLADETATAKRDYKHLLLYAHGGLNDAASSANRVRKMKEVFKRNGIYPIHFMWETGFWGSLGDVIFSANKRAEGRVTGLSDIWDRFLEKVTRPTGRAVWNEMKRDASRAFDTNGGGRQALKALLKGNASRSKPLNVHFVGHSAGSILLAHMLQAMNGINPLKAPFQSCSLMAPACTIDLFDSHIKPKIGQNGMASGLKTLTQYNLIDQREEDDSVGPYRKSLLYLVSNAFEDNKKMPLLGMENFAENLPLKQDHVIHYAGRGATITDSKSHGGFDNDRATMNHILKTILGKKPTTANGFQPEDMIGY; translated from the coding sequence ATGAACAAGAAAAATGGAACCGGAAAGGAAACCACCACCAATCAATTGAAAAATGCCCCTAGATTGGGCGACCGCGTGCTCAATGTCTGGAACGACGCCACTGATCTGCGCGACCGCATGTATGAGCCCGCCCTGATGGAGCTTGCCCTGATCATGGATCCGCCAGATCAATCCATCAGCCCAATCCTCGATCAGGGCAACGAAGGCTCCTGCACCGGTTTTTCACTGGCAAGCGCCATCACACTCATGAACCGCAAGCGTTATGACCGTCTGAGCCCACCGGTAAAAGCACCACAAGCCAGCCCGCGCATGCTGTATGAAATGGCCAAGATCAATGATGAATGGCCCGGCGAGGATTATGAAGGATCCAGCATTCGAGCGGCGCTGAAAGGCTTTTATCAAAATGGCGTCTGCACCGAAGGCTTGGCTCCCTATATTGCAGGCGAGCAGAATTGGTATCTCAACAAGGATCAGGCACAGAATGCCCGCAATGTCGGCCTTGGGGCCTATTATCGCCTCAACCCCGAAATTCGTGACTATCACGCCGCACTGAATGAAACCGGCGTCATTTATGTGTCTGCCAATGTGCATCGCGGCTGGAACAAACCCATCAAAGGTGAAATCAAACCCTCGCATCTGTCTGAGGGTGGCCACGCCTTCATCATTGTCGGCTATGATGAGGAAGGCTTCCTGATCCAGAACTCATGGGGCGAGAACTGGGGCAAATTCAGGGGCATGCCAGGCATCGCCCGCTGGCGTTACGATGACTGGGTCACCAATGTCATGGATGCATGGGTTTTGCGCCTTGCTGTGCCAACGCCTGAAGCCTTTGATCTGACCACGGCCCAGACCGAAACCACCGGCACGGGATTTCTCGACACAAAGACGATCCGCGCCCCACGGCGCGAAGAGATTATCGGCCATATCATCCATCTGGATAATGGTCAGTTGGTCACAACAGGCAAATATCCCACTCCCATGACCACCATTCAGGAAACAGCCGATTTTCTGGCCGATGAAACCGCCACTGCCAAACGCGATTACAAACATTTGCTGCTCTATGCCCATGGCGGCCTGAATGATGCTGCATCCTCTGCCAACCGGGTGCGCAAGATGAAGGAAGTCTTCAAGCGCAACGGCATCTATCCCATCCATTTCATGTGGGAGACCGGCTTCTGGGGATCGCTTGGCGATGTCATCTTCTCGGCCAACAAAAGGGCAGAAGGCCGCGTCACCGGTCTGTCCGATATCTGGGATCGCTTTTTGGAAAAAGTCACACGGCCAACCGGTCGCGCTGTCTGGAACGAAATGAAACGCGACGCCTCTCGCGCCTTTGACACCAATGGTGGCGGACGGCAGGCGCTGAAAGCGTTGCTGAAGGGCAATGCCAGTCGCTCGAAACCACTGAATGTGCATTTTGTCGGCCACAGTGCCGGATCCATTCTGCTGGCTCATATGCTACAAGCCATGAATGGAATCAATCCGCTGAAGGCTCCTTTCCAGTCCTGTTCGCTGATGGCCCCAGCCTGCACGATTGATCTGTTTGACAGCCATATCAAACCCAAGATCGGCCAGAACGGGATGGCAAGCGGCCTGAAAACTTTGACGCAATATAACCTGATCGATCAGCGCGAAGAAGATGACAGCGTCGGTCCTTACAGAAAATCCCTGCTCTATCTTGTCTCCAATGCCTTTGAAGACAACAAGAAAATGCCACTTCTGGGCATGGAAAATTTCGCCGAAAATCTGCCCCTGAAACAAGACCATGTCATCCATTATGCGGGTCGCGGTGCCACGATCACCGACAGCAAAAGCCATGGTGGTTTTGACAATGACCGCGCCACCATGAACCACATCCTCAAAACCATCCTTGGCAAAAAACCCACCACCGCCAATGGTTTCCAGCCGGAAGACATGATCGGCTATTGA
- a CDS encoding EAL domain-containing protein — translation MSGPLHFIKHVLSIINNNDPELVKAQFRVLSSQMPIMYSILLVNAWALALVFSSTAPTWLWLYIPLGFTALCAVRLVGWWYSRHRIPTAEVAYKALKQTKILSVILVAILCSWSLALHPYGDTSMQANVAFFMAITGVGVIICLQQVPIAAHIVTIGISVPFVTHFFSTGLISFMAMSIDVALVAVTLLIVVFVQFRHFSDAVDARSKLEAANRENHRLANLDSLTGLNNRRRFFSQLNQTIEKAKIDESRFAVGIIDLDRFKPINDLYGHAVGDRLLQEVAKRITTTLDETSVIARLGGDEFAIIMPHDHDNDELMGQGHQICQALSEPFELAEATIQISASMGVVVFPDLAQSAQELYVRADYALCNRKRTQRGGVALFADQHILEIKQTTRVEQALNDADLEEELSIHFQPIVDAQFQKTIAFEALARWTSPTLGNVSPGEFIPVAERSGKVKALTPVLLKKALSCAACWPEDIRLSFNLSTHDLSSMESLLKIVALVEKSGVAPSRIDFEITETAMVYDFEQVKRSVEILKGLGCGLALDDFGTGFSSLTQLHALPLTKIKIDRSFVTDLNSNPASYKIVKSLLALSRDMDIDCVVEGVETQDEMQALSQLGGRLIQGYYYSKPLPESEVSNFSPSSADAPSQQAANS, via the coding sequence ATGTCGGGGCCATTGCACTTTATCAAGCATGTTCTAAGCATCATCAATAACAACGATCCAGAACTGGTAAAAGCACAATTCAGAGTGCTTTCCAGCCAAATGCCGATCATGTATTCGATCCTGCTCGTCAATGCCTGGGCTCTTGCCCTGGTCTTTTCGAGCACAGCCCCCACTTGGCTATGGCTTTACATCCCGCTTGGCTTTACTGCTCTTTGCGCTGTCAGGCTGGTTGGCTGGTGGTATTCCAGACACCGGATACCGACAGCAGAAGTCGCCTATAAAGCACTCAAGCAAACAAAAATACTGTCCGTTATTCTTGTTGCCATCCTCTGCAGCTGGTCTCTTGCCCTTCATCCCTATGGCGACACATCCATGCAGGCCAATGTTGCCTTCTTCATGGCGATAACCGGCGTCGGGGTCATCATCTGTCTGCAACAGGTCCCAATCGCGGCTCATATCGTCACCATTGGCATTTCCGTTCCCTTTGTGACGCATTTCTTTTCGACCGGCCTCATTTCCTTCATGGCCATGTCGATCGATGTTGCGCTGGTGGCTGTCACATTGCTGATTGTTGTCTTTGTGCAATTCCGGCATTTTTCCGACGCGGTCGACGCCCGTAGCAAGCTGGAAGCCGCCAATCGGGAAAATCATAGATTGGCCAATCTCGATTCCCTGACCGGGCTGAACAATCGGCGCAGATTCTTCTCTCAGCTCAATCAGACCATCGAAAAAGCAAAAATCGACGAGAGCCGTTTTGCGGTTGGCATCATCGATCTGGATCGCTTCAAGCCCATCAATGACCTCTATGGACATGCCGTCGGAGACAGGTTGTTGCAAGAGGTGGCCAAGCGCATTACCACCACTTTGGACGAGACATCGGTCATCGCCAGACTGGGCGGTGATGAATTCGCCATCATCATGCCGCACGACCATGACAATGACGAGCTGATGGGACAGGGCCACCAGATTTGTCAGGCATTGAGTGAGCCTTTCGAACTGGCAGAAGCGACAATCCAGATATCTGCATCCATGGGTGTGGTCGTTTTCCCCGATCTTGCCCAAAGCGCGCAGGAGCTTTATGTGCGGGCGGATTATGCACTTTGCAATCGCAAGCGGACACAAAGAGGGGGTGTTGCGCTCTTTGCAGATCAGCACATCCTGGAAATCAAACAGACCACCCGCGTTGAACAGGCACTCAATGATGCGGATCTTGAGGAAGAACTCAGCATCCATTTTCAACCCATCGTCGATGCACAATTTCAAAAAACAATCGCCTTTGAGGCTCTGGCCCGCTGGACCAGTCCTACCTTGGGCAACGTCTCTCCCGGTGAATTCATTCCCGTGGCCGAACGCTCTGGCAAGGTGAAGGCCCTGACACCCGTGCTTTTGAAAAAAGCTCTGTCCTGTGCGGCATGCTGGCCAGAGGATATCCGGCTTTCCTTCAATCTCTCGACCCATGATCTCAGCTCCATGGAGAGCCTTTTGAAGATCGTGGCACTGGTGGAGAAAAGCGGCGTCGCCCCCTCCCGGATCGACTTTGAAATCACCGAAACCGCGATGGTTTACGACTTCGAGCAAGTCAAACGGTCCGTGGAAATATTGAAAGGTCTTGGCTGTGGTCTGGCTCTGGATGACTTTGGCACCGGCTTTTCCAGCCTGACCCAGCTTCACGCGCTGCCGCTGACAAAAATCAAGATCGACAGAAGCTTCGTGACCGATCTCAACAGCAATCCGGCAAGCTACAAGATCGTGAAATCACTCCTTGCGCTCAGCCGTGACATGGACATCGATTGCGTGGTCGAAGGCGTCGAGACCCAGGACGAAATGCAAGCCCTCTCCCAGTTGGGCGGTCGCTTGATACAGGGCTATTATTATTCCAAACCCCTGCCGGAGAGCGAAGTCAGCAATTTCAGCCCTTCAAGCGCAGATGCCCCTTCGCAACAGGCCGCCAATTCATAA
- a CDS encoding YjgN family protein, producing MTSERLFDEATNASSPSSSDQQTDHAISAAEAAASAWEAAHRSAQAANAASEAAITAAEAARRAVDSIDVRLAQQAADDAMQAASLASRAAEIASNAAKDSKDRSSTPKTTQTKDIAVTDEIRDGTNEANPRQTQAFRPLRFTGTLKSYYALWLKGTLFTLLSLGLYGPWAHVQQRRYLFGHTQLGGTGFDYHGKGKDLFKLLLGGLILFALVNGGYRYLISPDLKPGAGVAASLLLTACALALVGFAMRYRARNSSWHGIRARWAGSSWGMIRHVLGGQLLTLFTLGLAYPLVVQVMTKWQLKQVRIGDNELTPDISLKGFWTLCAPWMFAPILLAFALPVAMGGDSLLVLYLDPKVEIIPQTAIIASTLLWFLFLPRFWAFAGLAVLAGSLSFILSNNTLLMLTMTTSLTFGFYLCYSMARLSMLHLVLCNLSLKDHVQFSSSLRIPSLFALAATNLLAILASLGLATPWAELRLQHYLCNNIHYKQTGPLDDLFSGQEKSEMA from the coding sequence ATGACATCTGAACGCCTGTTCGATGAAGCTACCAATGCTTCCTCGCCTTCTTCTTCCGATCAACAGACCGATCATGCCATATCCGCAGCCGAAGCCGCCGCCTCTGCCTGGGAAGCAGCGCATCGCTCTGCCCAAGCGGCCAATGCAGCGTCAGAAGCCGCCATCACAGCGGCAGAAGCAGCCAGGCGCGCCGTCGACAGCATTGATGTCAGGCTCGCCCAACAGGCAGCAGATGATGCCATGCAAGCGGCCAGCCTCGCCAGCCGGGCAGCAGAAATTGCCAGCAATGCCGCCAAGGACAGCAAAGACAGATCCAGCACTCCCAAAACCACACAGACCAAAGATATCGCGGTCACAGATGAGATACGCGATGGCACAAACGAGGCCAATCCCCGCCAGACACAAGCCTTTCGCCCCTTACGCTTCACCGGCACCCTGAAAAGCTATTATGCACTCTGGCTGAAGGGCACCCTCTTCACCTTGCTCAGCCTTGGCCTCTATGGCCCATGGGCCCATGTGCAGCAGCGGCGCTATCTCTTTGGCCACACTCAGTTGGGCGGCACGGGGTTCGACTATCACGGCAAGGGCAAGGATCTGTTCAAGCTGTTGCTTGGCGGGCTGATCCTGTTTGCGCTGGTCAATGGCGGCTATCGCTATCTTATCAGCCCGGATCTGAAGCCCGGCGCTGGTGTGGCTGCCAGTCTGCTTCTGACCGCCTGTGCGCTGGCTTTGGTTGGCTTTGCCATGCGCTATCGCGCCCGCAACAGCAGCTGGCATGGCATTCGCGCCCGCTGGGCAGGCTCAAGCTGGGGCATGATCCGCCATGTACTTGGCGGCCAATTGCTGACCCTTTTCACCCTTGGCCTCGCCTATCCGCTGGTTGTGCAAGTGATGACCAAATGGCAGCTGAAGCAGGTGCGCATTGGCGACAATGAACTGACGCCAGATATCTCGTTGAAAGGCTTCTGGACCCTTTGCGCCCCATGGATGTTTGCGCCCATCTTACTGGCCTTTGCCCTGCCTGTTGCCATGGGTGGCGATAGCTTGCTGGTGCTTTATCTGGACCCGAAGGTCGAGATCATCCCCCAGACAGCCATCATCGCCTCCACGCTTTTATGGTTCCTCTTCCTGCCGCGTTTTTGGGCTTTTGCCGGCCTTGCCGTGCTGGCAGGCTCGCTGTCGTTCATCTTGTCAAACAACACTCTACTGATGCTGACCATGACGACCAGCCTGACCTTTGGCTTCTATCTTTGCTACAGCATGGCCCGGCTAAGCATGCTGCATCTGGTCTTGTGCAATCTCAGCCTCAAGGATCATGTGCAATTCAGCTCCAGCTTGCGCATCCCATCGCTCTTTGCACTGGCGGCCACAAACCTGCTGGCCATCCTCGCCAGCCTTGGCCTCGCCACCCCATGGGCCGAACTGCGCCTGCAGCACTATCTCTGCAACAATATCCATTACAAACAAACCGGCCCGCTGGATGATCTGTTCTCTGGCCAGGAAAAAAGCGAAATGGCATGA